The window CAACAACTTGCGAGATATTCGGCGACCCCGGCTTCCCGTTCGGAACCGCAAAATCAACCGCAACCGGCACAATCTCATCATCAAATCGTCCGGCAGCCTGAGCAGCGAGAGCCTTTTCATGGCTGGCCAGTGAAAAAGCGTCCTGATCCTCGCGCGAGACGTTGTAATGCCGCGCCACGCGTTCGGCGGTAAGTCCCATAGTTAGAAGCGCTTGCGGATAGTGTTCCGAAAGCCACGGATTGGGGCTGGGCTTGTTGCCGCTCATCGGAACCATGCTCATCGATTCCGCACCGCCAGCCACAGCCGCCGTAACCCTCCCGGAATGAACCTGATACGCCGCCTGAGCGATAGCCTCAAGGCCGGAAGCGCAAAGGCGATTCACCGTAACCCCGCCGATTTCGACCGGCAAGCCTGTGCGCAGCACAACATTCCGCGCCAGATTCCATCCCTGCTCGCCCTCAGGCATGGCGCAACCGAGGATCAAGTCTCCTATCTCCTTTGTTTCAAGCGCGGGGACGCGATCCAGCGCTGCTCGAACTACGACGGCGGCCAGATCGTCCGGGCGAGTTGTCGCAAATGCTCCTTTTCCGGAACGCCCAACCGGGGTGCGAACAGCGCTGACAATCACCGCATCATTCATAAAATCAATCTCCTCAATTTGGCGGGCTCGTCGTGGTTCTCCGGAGAGATCACTCCAGATCGAGCTTCTCCCACGCGCCATTACGATACAGATGATAGACGGTCTTGTGGTCGACAGTCGTATCGGCCAGACAGTCGTGGTCAGGCGCTGGCGGACGGTGAGCCATTCCTGCTTGAGCATCATGAATCCTGCTGGGGCTCGCGGGGTCGATCCCCCAGTTGAATCCCAACTCGCCGCTCGCATCATGAGCCTGAAGGCGATCGGTTTCGGCGGCAGCGCTAAGAATTGAAGGATTGGCCGGAGACGCGTTGGCAAAGAAGACCAGCAACGAAACTCTTCCCTGAGTCGAACACAAAACCGCCCAATCATTGGAGCCGGGGCCTTCGAGGCTTGCATGAATCACATTTTCCGGGTGCTTGGCTTCGTAGGTCTGCGGAATGAGGCAACCGCGTGTGGTGAGCGCATCCGCGACGTCCGATGGAAGCTCAGGAAAAGAACTGACCGGCAAATTGCGAATTCGGTAGGGCACTTCACGACCTGCGATGGAAAGATATCCGGTCTCTACGAGGGATGAGGGTTTCATCATCTGTCCCGCTTCTGGCGAAGCGCCCCCAGTGTGGGCGCACAACAGCAGCGTTGCTGCCATCGCGAGCTGAAACGAAATAGTACGCTGAACCGGCGTCTTGAATCTGCGAAGCATGGCTAATTCCTGAGCGGTTTGCCGGTTTTGAGCGTGTGGGCAATTCGCTCCTGGGTCTTGCGTTCGCCGCAGAGGGAGAGAAACGCCTCGCGTTCCAGATCGAGAAGGTATTGCTCGGAGACCGGGCTTCCGGGCGTCAGTCGGCCGCCGCAGAGAACATCCGCGGTTTTGCGAGCGACTTTCTGGTCGTGTTCGGAAGCAAAGCCAGCCTCGCCCATCAGGAATATGCCGGTTTCGAGCGTCGACAGAGCCGCCAAACCTGCGACTGGAATCTGCGACCTCGGAATGGGCGGCACGTACCCCTGCTCGGCTAGCAGGATAGCTTGCGCCTTCGCATCGAGCAACAGGCGCGCGCGGTTGCGAGTAACGGAATCCGAGGGAGCGAGGAGTCCGAGGCTGCGGGCTTCGGCTGCTGAGGTCGAGACTTTGGCCATGGCGATGGTTTCGAGCGCGCGTTTCAGGGCTGTCGCGTACTCGCCGGATTGGGCGAATTTGGCTGGAGGGTCGCGCGGCTCGGGTGGAACGAGCGCCACGGCGAGATCGTGGGCGCGCAGGGCCATCTCTTTAGTGCCACCGCCGCCGGGAATCAGCCCAACTCCAGCCTCGACCAGCCCCATGTAGAGCTCAGCGTGAACCTGGCGCGTGGTGGCGTGCATGCAGATTTCTGTGCCTCCGCCGAGACACATGCCAAACGGCGCGACCACGACAGGGCGCGGGCAGAACTTGATGGCTGCGGTCATCTGCTGGAAGTTGCGAATGGCGAGGTTCACATCGCTCCACTCGCCCTCCTGCATCGCCAGCAGAAGCTGCATGAGATTTGCGCCGACGGAGAAGTTCTCTTGGTCGCTGGAGATGACGAAGCCGCGAAAATCGCGGACTGCGTCGCTTGTGGGGTTAAGAACGGAACTGAGCAGCGAGACCACGTCGCCGCCGATGGCGCTTTTGACGGAATGCAGTTGCAGGCAGCCGATTCCGTCGCCTAGATCAACCAGGGACGCGCCGGTGTTCTTTCTGACGACGCCCTGACGTGTTCCGGCTGCGGAGCGGAAGTCTGCGATGGTGGCGTGGCCGGGGATTTTGGCTACTTGCTCCATCTGGCCAGTGATCGGCGAATAGCAGGATGATCCATCGGTGGAATACCAGCTTATGAAGCCGGAGGAAAGCAGCGCTTCGACTCTTGGGCTGACCGGCAGGCCCAATTCTTTCAGGCGCGCTACTGTGCCGGGCACGCCTGCTGCGTCCCACATGGCAAATGGGCCGAGTTCCCAGTTGAAACCGGCGCAGATGGCGCGATCGATGGACGGCGCATCGTCGGCTACTTCGCCGATGCGGTCGGCGGCGTAACTCCACAGGTTGGCCAGCAGAGGCAAGAGGTATGCGGCGGCCTTGTCCTTTTTCGGATCGTTCGCGAGCAACATGCGAAGGCGCTCGGGAAGGCTGGCTGCGTTTTTGGCCATCTCCAATGAGGGAATTTTGGCTTTGGCGAGCGGGCGATACTCCAAGGTGTTGAGGTCAAGAGCGAGGCGTTCTTCTTCGCCGCCAGCATTGCGAGCCTTTTTGTAGAAGCCCTGGCCGGTCTTGTCGCCGAGCCAGCGGCGCTCGACCATGGAGCCGATCAACTGTTGAGCGCTGTCATTTGTCGAGTCTTCTCGGAAATTGCTTGCCACATGGGCGAGGATGTCGATTCCGACCATGTCGGCGAGACGGAAGGTGCCTGTTCTAGGCCAGCCGATGGCTGTTCCTGTCAGTGCGTCCACTTCTTCGACAGTCAACCCTTGCTGCTGCATCAGGGTTAGCGCGGCGAACATGTTGGAAGTGCCGATGCGGTTGGCGATGAAGTTGGGGGTGTCGTGCGCGAGGACGACCTGCTTGCCGAGGATGCGGTCCGCGAAGGCACTCAATGCGGCTACGATTGCGGGGTCCGTGTCGGTTGTTGGGATCACTTCCAGCAGGCGCATGTAGCGCGGTGGATTGAAGAAGTGGGTTCCGAACCAGCGTTTGGAAAAGGACGGCGTGAAGGCATTGCCGAGGCTTTTGGCGATCTGCGCTATGGGCAGGCCTGAGGTGTTTGTGGTGAGGATTGCGCTGGGGCCGATGTGAGGCAGAACGCGGGTCAGGAGAGATTGCTTTACTTCGAGATTCTCGGTGACTGCTTCGATGACCCA is drawn from Acidicapsa acidisoli and contains these coding sequences:
- a CDS encoding thiolase family protein, producing the protein MNDAVIVSAVRTPVGRSGKGAFATTRPDDLAAVVVRAALDRVPALETKEIGDLILGCAMPEGEQGWNLARNVVLRTGLPVEIGGVTVNRLCASGLEAIAQAAYQVHSGRVTAAVAGGAESMSMVPMSGNKPSPNPWLSEHYPQALLTMGLTAERVARHYNVSREDQDAFSLASHEKALAAQAAGRFDDEIVPVAVDFAVPNGKPGSPNISQVVVSKDEGPRADTSLPALAKLKPAFHAQGSVTAGNSSQTSDGAAAVVVMSAGRAAELGLAPLARFVAYATVGCLPEEMGTGPIFAVPKVLKLAGLTLDDIGLIELNEAFAAQALAVIRTLGIDPAKVNVNGGAIALGHPLGCTGSKLTASILAEMGRRQVRYGMVTMCVGGGMGAAGIFERLS
- a CDS encoding 3-hydroxyacyl-CoA dehydrogenase/enoyl-CoA hydratase family protein, whose amino-acid sequence is MTTAATAEISEQALKPMPNAEPMLIRSAAVLGAGTMGSRIAAHLANCGIPVLLLDIVPATEADSRNKLATSAIEALLKAKPAAFYEPNLARLVTPGNFEDDLPKLASCDWVIEAVTENLEVKQSLLTRVLPHIGPSAILTTNTSGLPIAQIAKSLGNAFTPSFSKRWFGTHFFNPPRYMRLLEVIPTTDTDPAIVAALSAFADRILGKQVVLAHDTPNFIANRIGTSNMFAALTLMQQQGLTVEEVDALTGTAIGWPRTGTFRLADMVGIDILAHVASNFREDSTNDSAQQLIGSMVERRWLGDKTGQGFYKKARNAGGEEERLALDLNTLEYRPLAKAKIPSLEMAKNAASLPERLRMLLANDPKKDKAAAYLLPLLANLWSYAADRIGEVADDAPSIDRAICAGFNWELGPFAMWDAAGVPGTVARLKELGLPVSPRVEALLSSGFISWYSTDGSSCYSPITGQMEQVAKIPGHATIADFRSAAGTRQGVVRKNTGASLVDLGDGIGCLQLHSVKSAIGGDVVSLLSSVLNPTSDAVRDFRGFVISSDQENFSVGANLMQLLLAMQEGEWSDVNLAIRNFQQMTAAIKFCPRPVVVAPFGMCLGGGTEICMHATTRQVHAELYMGLVEAGVGLIPGGGGTKEMALRAHDLAVALVPPEPRDPPAKFAQSGEYATALKRALETIAMAKVSTSAAEARSLGLLAPSDSVTRNRARLLLDAKAQAILLAEQGYVPPIPRSQIPVAGLAALSTLETGIFLMGEAGFASEHDQKVARKTADVLCGGRLTPGSPVSEQYLLDLEREAFLSLCGERKTQERIAHTLKTGKPLRN